TTCGTTGCCCATTTCTATTTACAAGAAATGGGAAAGGGGAGGACTCTCCTTTGGGTTCCAATATCATGAGATTCATAGGTTCGACCCTATACTGACCTGCTATCAATATCACTAGATAGAGTGTATTCGTGGTCCGGTTTGGAGCTAAAACCGGACCAAACCGAAAAACgcaaaaaacaaataaataataataataaagttccgaataaatatagattaaattattaaatcaTTCTGTACAATAATGTTTGAGAGTTTatcaaaataattcaaaataattCCTATAAATTAGACTTATACTCtagttatatatttaattattattgttatatttattttattaaaaaatcgGTTCGGTTttagaattaattttaaaaaccaaTTTAATGTCTTAAATTGAACCAAATTGCATAccaattgatttcaatttaaTACCAATTGAATTCTATTGAAGTCTAAACATTTGGAAATAATTGTGAACATTTGAACTATATATTATTAggtttattttcatatttattacATTTATTCTAGGGGTTCTTTGAATCATAGTTATTATACTAAGTGGTACTCAATAGGAGATATGTTggagtaatttaaaaaaaaaattggtgttTTTCATACCATTTGTTTGactttttaacttaaaaatgattttgttccatcaaaattatcaaagagtaagtgattttgaatgatttacTTATCATCCAAGATGGGGAATCTCAAGTACCAAAATTGTAGTTGTGAAATTCTATTTGGTTCTTCCCTATTGCGAGTAAACCCTATAAAAATAGGGATTGGAAAAATGCGAAGCTAAAGTACAAAAGTATTATCGAAGCAACAAAAAGGATTTTGATTTCGTAGTACAAAAGAATTATTGAAACTTTACTATAAATCATTGCTTGCCCCTATTTTgcactttttatttatttgtcaaATTGAGAGTGTGTTTAGGCCTTTCATTCACAACTATTATGATCTCATTCCAAACAAACTCAACTATCATAATTAAGAGAATTTTTTCTATGCTATCATGTGGATGTTTCAGTAAATTACTCATTTCAAGTGGGTGTTTCGGTCAACCAAATAAAAATACTGACATAAATTaaactttttctttcaaatttcttGTTCATTGAATCAAATAAACCCCACAAATTTCAAGACTTATTTTTTATGTTCCTATGCCAAAATCAACTTTCAAACATAAGTTATTCTCCTCAAAAAGGCACTTCGAAGACTGTAAGGGGAGGCGTCAACCTTCATATTCTCCTCAAAAAAACACTTGGAAAACTGTAAGGAGAGGCGTCAACCGCATTTTTAGCTAACTGTTAATCTACCAAAATCAGAATTTGAAAAGAGTATCCAAAGAATAGAACTAAGGTTGTATCAAGATGATTCAACAAGTGTGTCCTCGCAGCATGCTTAGGCTACTTCTTGCACGATCACTCACATGGAACGAGCATCAATCAGTCATCCTCAGCTTCTTTCCAAATGAGGAGTCCTTCTTGACCTCCTTATATCCACAGGTGCTCTCTCCGATACTCTCGCACAATCACCGGCACGCTTGTAGGTGGGATCTACGGTTCAAAACAATAAGAAACATAACTTTTCCGTCCAGGCTGCAAAACCCTGAACTTTCAGCTTCTCAATTCTGACCACTGAAGTTCTGTCTTCTCTTACGTGAAAAAAGAGTGAAAGTATACAGAGAGACAAGGGAGAGATGGTAAAAGGGAAGACGAAGTGCAGAGAGAAGTTGGAGTCAACAAAAGAAACTAGACTATAGACGTACAtcagatttaatttttaaaaactaaatagtAATTGAACGAGGAATAAAAAACCGTTTTTCAAGGAATAAAAAACCATTAAAAGCTGATATTTTTGGTATGCTAAAATAATTTTCTGAAATTTAGAACAGCTTTTAAGAAAAACGTATCATGGAAATAGACGTACGAAAAAAACAAGATGCACAAAGAATTTAACCCCTAAAGTACAAGCAGCAGGAATAATGGCATGGATCTGAATAAGTGCCTAAGGAAGGTATATGGAGCTAAACTCACCATCCCATAATCTGTGACAATCATCGAGATGTAATCAGAAGGTGTAGCGTCATACCTGGAAAAATACAACAGAGTTAGAATACATCACTTTCAGGTGTAATAACGAGCAATAATCTGAATACGGCATTCTGTTCATTTACATTAAATTTAGAAGTTGCAGTTGTTCTTTAGCAGCCAAATCATCTAGATAATTAATATCCTTCCTTTCGGGAACCTTTGAGATAGTATCTGGATCACCTGCACAACATTTGAAAATGCTCAGACATTGTCCCTCGTCCCTTTCTACAGGAAGGAAATACAGGAGAAGATAATCTTAACATACCTAATTCGTTGAAACATATTGAGTCAAGCTGTACTCTTTCATGAAATTTGTAGGCTTCGCAGCAGATTAAAACTGGAACATGGAATGCATTAGCAACCATGGCAACAGCTGCAGTTCCTACTCTTGAATAAACAGTTCCGTTAGATAATACTGCAGCAGCCCCTAGAAAAACTCGTGTTACTTCGTGCATCATGTAAGAAATGGCATTTATATGAGTGTATGTGCAATTTAGGCCCCTCGCTATGAGCCTACGAAGCAATGCTTTCCCTTCTTGTTTTGGACGTGAATCCACCACCACAACGCGGAATTCTTTTCCTAGCTCATGAGCATATAATATAAGCATCTCTACAGCAGATGATGATCCATATGTGAGTAAAACATCTCCATCCCTGATTTTAGTAGCAGCATGTCTAACTATGACCTCATCTGCAATTATGATCTTTTCATTGATAAAGCGATTGATATCTGAGCAAAGTGTAGCTTTTACTTCGGATTCCGGAAGATTCAGTGGCAATTTGGCAATGCGGTTTTTCAAAAACCTAATTGCATTTCCCATGCTAACAGACAGTGGCCTGCACTCATTGAAGAACGACACATAGCTACCTATTTTTGCAGTTAAATCTCTACCCAGAGACTTCTGTGGCGGAGTTGAGTAGTCTTTGATGGCCTGTTGAAATGCATGAAGCATAGCAATACAACGAGCATTGCCTCCACATATGTCTCTAGCCATATATTGCAAACCAACCTGATAAAGTATAAATATGCGACTAAATTAGATGAAAGCTAGTCAGCTAATTTATCATTCATATAATAAATTTACCATAAGCATATGAgacaattaaataattatttcaccagaaaaagaagaaaatattgctTGCTTATAAAGAAGCCATACATGCAAATTAACACGTTGTAATGCATGAAGGCCAATAAAAATAATCGTTGCCATTGATCATCATCAAAATGGGATACGAAGCTATGAGTTCTCTTTTGAATTGGGAAGAGTAAGAATCTTGTTGAGGTTTTTCATTCTGGGGGACTTCCTATTTGTATTCATCTTCAAGTCTGTACAGACCATGCCATTAATCCAAGTTTCCATGCTTGTCCTAATTTCCAGTGCAccactccccccccccccccccaaaaaaaaaaaaaaagaaaaaaagagaacaGAAGAAAAAACACCTTGTAAACTGCAGGATGAATGGAATCGAGTTGAAAAAACTTCGATACGAGATCAGGAAGCTGAGTTCCCTGCTCGTATTGTGGCAAATGGCGAAACAATTCAACCCTATTTCTAGCTTCAGTTTGGTTGAAAACTGCTCGCTTTTTAGCCTTTTCTACCCTGCTTTTATCATCAAACTGCAGTCGTGGAGGGGGagcatctttcttcctttctttgtCAAGTGTGCGATCACCTCCTCTTTTGTCAGTAGGTGCAACTGAAGGTGCAGCAGTGCTATCTTTCATAGCTGCAGGCTGCTTCACAGCTTTACCAGAAGCAGCACCCGACTTATTTGCCTCACCTTTTATTTAACCAATGAACCAtaaatcaaaaaataattaaacataCGAACTAGTTACTATATCAAGCTCTTGAAAATTTTCTACAACATAAATATCCCAAGAAAtagaaaaaggataattattagCATTAATAACCAAATAGTGGACATCGGCTAATCCAGGTATTAGCAATTTTAAGATCACAAGCCAAGGGGTTACCAATAtctatatatacttcaacttaTCGACGCACTAACTTGAATCCACTAAACCCTCCACAATTCCTAGCTCATAAGGGTGCTTCCTTACTAGCCAGATTCAATTTCTGAAGAATTAGCACTGCAATATACCTACTGGTACAACTAAAATGATTGAAATGGAAATTGAACCTTTTGCAGAGACTTTTGCAGCTCGTTGTGCCTCCTGTAGAGCTCGTCTTTCAGCCTTTGTTGTTTTTGCCTTCAGGGGTTTAGAATTTGGTGGTGGTTGTCTATTCTGTACCTCCGTGGATGGCCCTCCAGTCTTTTCTGCAAGAGcaataagaataagaataagaaaTCAATAATCCAGTGATAGATTCATGTAGAAGTTCATTCTATTTCCCCCTTTCTAATCCCTGATTccaaaaaatattttgagtCTCAAGATCAATGGAGTTCAAAATGGAGTATTATAGCCACACCATGCAAGCatttcagaatcagaaagaattGACAAATTCCAACCCAAGGTGGAATAGTTAATAAAGTTCTGCTAGTTTCATCGTTAATATCATAAATAATAGAAAACGAGCACAAAAAAACACTCCAGTTGGCAAGGATAGCAGCCAGGAACAATAACAGAAATGTTTAGAAAGGGAACtaattgaaaaagaagaaaaaaaaccataGCCAGTACAACAAACAATAAAGTCCCTCGCCTCCCATCACGATCCCAGTTTCTTTCAACCCATGTACACCAAAAAAATAGCTTTTAACACCGCTGAACCAAGAAATTCAGACCTTCAATCTGAAGAGATGGGCGTCAAAAGAATTGTTCAATGAAATTAGGAGAGCTTCTAGGCAACGCCAGTAAAGACTGAGTGTAtccaaacaaaaaagaagacaTCAAATGGATTCAGTAAAGTGCGGGAAATGAAAACACAGCCACAAGCCCCATCTTCCAATTGATATGAAAAAGAAACGAGCAGCAAAAAGCGTAATAATGATATGTATAAAGTCAATACAGCATTAAAATGCTGTcacttaaaaagaaaagtacacCCCCAAAATTGGCACAGACTGAACAAATAACACTCCCCCTGCATCAAAGGACTAAGGGGGAAAGAGTTTAATAAACTCCATTCAACAAAGAAATGCAACATCACCTCCAACTCCAGCAGGCTTATTAGTTTCCAACGTCTGAAGAGGCACCACCGCCTGCGAGTTCTCCAACGACTTAGCCCCCATGTGGATTCCAACCCCAGGAAAGCTCGAGGCAATCTTCCCAGAACCACTCCGCCGATGCCAAACGGAGTTGGAAGAATCCTCAGACATGTCGAGCTCTTCATCCCCAGTTCTACTGGAAGGAGACGCCATAGGGGATGTCGCAAGCAGGGTCTCGGAAGGGTTATAGCTGCCAACAGGGATCTGATCGGTGGAATTCCTCCAATTGGCAGGAGCAGGAACAGGAAGAACAGCAGAACGTGATGCAAGATTGTCGGAGAGATGACGGGGAGGGGGAATCATGACGGGAGACAATGAATTGGTGGGAGGAGAGAGGGATTGTTGAGAAGGGAGACAATTGGGGGGACCGGAGAGGGAACGGTCGGGGGAATTAGGAGCGTCGAGAGTGAAGAATCCAACCTGACGAACTTTGGGGTTGACGATGCGGGAGCCACGGCGAGCATCCATGAAGAGTTAACGATGGAACCGGGAATAATTTGGCATGGGAAATACCAGAATCCACAAACTGCAATTgggaagagagaaagagaagaagtgGGTTTACTGTAgaaatgagaaagaaaaaaaatagaaaaagaagtgaaattGGTTGCTTGATCTTATGAAGCGTCGGCCATAGGCAACTGAATTGGAAGAAGTAGATGAAGAAAGATGCGCTTAGAACAAAATCCCTTTCACTATAAGAATccaattaatttattattgacCCAATCGCAAAATGTTCGTCTCTAGCCCTAACTTGCGTTAACCTTTCGTTACATCTCCTcgtttataataaatattttaattttaggtCAAGTTTTCATTGGTGTGGCTATGTGATACCTTTATTTATATTGTTATCCAATAAACAATCTttcataatcttttttttttttaatttatttttcatttatcacataaaattttcaaactttttttacatcatttcaaagataataaactatttacaaaatataacaaaatttattcgACTCTCGTATTCCCTTCAACAAATTATATGTACAAGATTCTGTTTATAAAATTGGGTTTGTTTAGTTCTCTTTaactattatttaatttttgaaatttggacttgttttcttataattatttttttatggtGGTTTTTATCTTTTCATACTTAAATTTTTAACCGGATTTCAAAAATGAAACTAATTTTTGAAATATAAGGTATTCGTAACTATTTGTTTTACGGATTTTGAAAATCAAAGCTAATACTTTTTCAATTTCTTACTATGgcttttatctttcttttataaaatagttgaattcttagactttaaaaacaaaaacatattcGTAAAGTTTAGTAATTGTTTGGATTTTTAGTTAAGTTTTTAACACtaatttcatcttttttttttcttttttaccttttatctatttttcaatagtcgagaaattaaaaaattaaaaatagtttttaaaatttgactaTGACTTCATCTCTTATACTTAAATACAATCATaagaaaatagagagaaattaaatatgttttaattttcaatagtcaaaacttaaaaaaaatgattacaAAATTGGACCTTAAaagcttttttctttctttttctattaaaaatattggatttggtttttaaaacatcggtaaaaagaagaaaacaatttCGGGGGTGAAATGTGTTGGAAAAACACTTTACTTTTATTGCCACTTCTCCTATCTTACATGTATCTAATACGAATGAATAAAGTAGATTtccctttaaaaaaaaaaactagtaaACTAGCTATCATAATCTTGAATGCTTATAATCAATAATAGCTACAACGAGTTCTCGTTAGTAATAAAAGGAAATATAGAGAACAAATTGGTCACTTGAAAGGACAACCAATTACCTAATGTAATgtcaatacatatatatatatatatatatatatatatatatatatatatatatatataactctaGAATGAATCTACATCATCTATAACAAAGATCCTCGTATCAATAGCACATTATTAGAATTTCAATTTGATTGAAACCACGAATCAACCTCATGGATGATGGATATTTTCTATCTTGGTAGGAAAACCCACAAGAACAAAtgacaataaaagaaaaaaaaggtctAATGATTTTAGTATACCTCTATTGAAAACAGAGAATATGGAGAGCTAATCCCTCAAACACTTTAACCCTAAATAGTGTAGACATCAATAGATGTATATCTAAACTTATCGTGGTCTATCGATTgaaggtaatttttttttatatttgtaaataattttagcAATTTTTTCGTTGAAAACAATTCTCTATATAAAAACCTACGTTCCATTTTAGGAAAGTTTGCACAACCCTACTCTTAGAATGAAtgttttgaaaatgaaattgtTATCGAATAAAAGCTTGggttaattttctttttctttatataatcTTCAAATAACCAAATAGTTTCGTAagaatatatttgaaatttcatgattttaaaatgattaaatcactttttccatttttagaatTACTATATGCTGTAACTAATTACAGTAacatcaaaataatatttataagtataatatcaaacattaaattattttaagtgATAAAAACATGTGCTAGTCTAGTATATTCCATAGACTATAATGTaatcataaattttaaaaaaccaggtagataaaatattaaaattagggGTAAACATCAATCGGTCAAAGTCATTTTTCCAATCAAATAGCCATCGAAACGACTATGATCAGTTTAGTAAATATTCATACCAACCTTGACCATAAAGAAGTACAATCAAATGGTTGGTTGGTCgatttaaaacttttgaaattttataaagTTTTGTCAGTTTGCAATTTTCCTAGATCGACATCAACCGAACTCTTCCTTATCTTCAACTGATCACCTTCAATTTAGTCAATTTTGATCGATGGGCTCGTTTTTCGATATGCTATACTTAAACATAGTTAAACCAATGTATCATGAAATATAAAAGTGGCCAGAGAAAAAATTGTATTAAAAACAACAACACAATTAAAATGTAATAGGAATTACAAACCAACTACTCATTCAATCTTGTAGTAGAATAGAATATTCATAAAAGTAAGTAAAAATAAACATAGGATATAAACTTCATATCCATATatggtaaaaaaaa
The sequence above is drawn from the Cucumis melo cultivar AY chromosome 2, USDA_Cmelo_AY_1.0, whole genome shotgun sequence genome and encodes:
- the LOC103494101 gene encoding uncharacterized protein LOC103494101; protein product: MDARRGSRIVNPKVRQVGFFTLDAPNSPDRSLSGPPNCLPSQQSLSPPTNSLSPVMIPPPRHLSDNLASRSAVLPVPAPANWRNSTDQIPVGSYNPSETLLATSPMASPSSRTGDEELDMSEDSSNSVWHRRSGSGKIASSFPGVGIHMGAKSLENSQAVVPLQTLETNKPAGVGEKTGGPSTEVQNRQPPPNSKPLKAKTTKAERRALQEAQRAAKVSAKGEANKSGAASGKAVKQPAAMKDSTAAPSVAPTDKRGGDRTLDKERKKDAPPPRLQFDDKSRVEKAKKRAVFNQTEARNRVELFRHLPQYEQGTQLPDLVSKFFQLDSIHPAVYKVGLQYMARDICGGNARCIAMLHAFQQAIKDYSTPPQKSLGRDLTAKIGSYVSFFNECRPLSVSMGNAIRFLKNRIAKLPLNLPESEVKATLCSDINRFINEKIIIADEVIVRHAATKIRDGDVLLTYGSSSAVEMLILYAHELGKEFRVVVVDSRPKQEGKALLRRLIARGLNCTYTHINAISYMMHEVTRVFLGAAAVLSNGTVYSRVGTAAVAMVANAFHVPVLICCEAYKFHERVQLDSICFNELGDPDTISKVPERKDINYLDDLAAKEQLQLLNLMYDATPSDYISMIVTDYGMIPPTSVPVIVREYRREHLWI